One Arvicanthis niloticus isolate mArvNil1 chromosome 3, mArvNil1.pat.X, whole genome shotgun sequence DNA segment encodes these proteins:
- the Spcs1 gene encoding signal peptidase complex subunit 1 — MARGGARGCSCPSETSASGATAEVRRLAGRPGCLRYRSSQAILLNNRLPSFHCRYRSSATMLEHLSSLPTQMDYKGQKLAEQMFQGIILFSAIVGFIYGYVAEQFGWTVYIVMAGFAFSCLLTLPPWPIYRRHPLKWLPVQDLGTEDKKSGDRKIKRHAKNN, encoded by the exons ATGGCGCGGGGCGGGGCCAGGGGTTGTTCGTGCCCGTCGGAGACATCCGCTTCCGGGGCCACAGCCGAAGTGAGGCGCTTGGCTGGTCGGCCTGGCTGCCTTCGTTATCGTTCCTCGCAAGCCATACTCCTTAATAATCGGCTGCCCTCGTTTCACTGTCGGTATCGGTCTTCGGCAACCATGCTGGAACACCTGAGTTCGCTGCCCACCCAGATG GATTACAAGGGGCAGAAGCTAGCTGAACAGATGTTCCAGGGGATTATTCTTTTTTCTGCA atAGTTGGGTTTATCTATGGGTACGTGGCTGAACAGTTTGGGTGGACTGTCTACATAGTTATGGCCGGATTTGCTTTCTCGTGTTTG CTGACACTTCCTCCGTGGCCTATCTACCGCCGCCATCCCCTGAAGTGGTTACCTGTTCAAGACTTAGGCACAGAAGACAAGAAATCAGGGGACAGAAAAATTAAGAGGCATGCTAAAAATAACTGA